DNA sequence from the Nicotiana tomentosiformis chromosome 3, ASM39032v3, whole genome shotgun sequence genome:
AAATGAAAAACGAGGATGCTTAAGAAGCTTACCTACTCATAGTTATGCAGGAAAAATATTACAGGACCATCGCAAATTTCATTCTTAAACAGTACATGTCCAAAGCCCTATATCCTATACTGCAGCAGTAACCACCAAAATTATCTCTTCAGCTATTCAAGGCAGATAACATAAACTTACAGGGCAACTTGTATAAGaacttaaaaagaaaagaaacaaacaaacaaacaaaggtGAAAGATCATGGGGTTTTGAACAGAGCAGTGGAACCTTTATGCTTGCGAGTCCATGAATCCCTTCGTtaaaagtttttctttttctttgaaaTGTCCCAAGCCAGAAAGGCTATGAAACAATGATATCTATTGAAGATGATTAAATTAACTTTAATAGATTACTTACTATTCAAACTAGTTCACCCCATGTGACTTTAGCACACCTGAGAAGATGAAAGAGATGCGTTTTCTCTACCTTAAACAGACTTaatattaaaactaaaaaatgtaaaaataaataAACCTTAAAGTTTACCTTAACCAAAATACAGAGAACGGTAAAGTTCTTTAATTCCTCATTGGATTTATACAGCGTTAAGCTTTGTAAACTTGCTGATTTGATAGTAGTATATACTACCATCTTATACTGcacttaattattttaaaaatgcttCCATCAATCAATTTAACACACCTCAATCTCAAACTAGTTGGAGGCTATATAAATCCTCTGTATCAATTCTGCTCTATTCAGCCCATCTTATTCCTATACTAATTTAAGGTAAATTAGGGCCTATAAAACTAGAGGTAAATCTCACATTTATCTTTAAACAAACACACAAATCTCTAACTGGAATAATCAAAATAGACCAATCTTACGACTTATTCTCCCATTTTGTTAGAGCTGGCTCCATCCCTGTAATTGAAGATTCAAGCATGATAGCACATTACCTGTGCGAACGCATAAATTGCTCGGACAATTCTAGCATAATCAGTTCCAAGCATTTGAATGACAACATCTGCTAGAAGTGTTCCCCACAGACTGCATAAGATGCCAGATACAATGAGGTCACAGACTGTAAGAACAATACGAGGAGAAGTATATAAAACCATAAAAACTGAGAACTTAATTCACTGCTTCACCTTCACTAATAGAGACAGCAATTGGGCAACAAAGTCATGGAAAGAAATCAAATAAAAGAGTGAACCATATTAAAAAGGAGTTTCCTAACAGTGCAAACCTAGAGAGTAGAGAGAGAGCTCGAAAAAGAAACATCTTTTCCAAGTGAGAACAGTCATAAGGTCCAAATAGCAAGAAAATATGCAGAGTTATCTTATAAGTTAAAGCCTTCAAGAGAGAATGATCTCATAAGGTCCATAATTCATCATTCAAACATTTACTATATTTTTTTATCGCCATTCAATCATTTACTGTTGAACTGACGAGTATACTCTATTGCCTTTGAATACAACTTCAGCTGAAGCATTTGCAacttgcatcaaccagttcgaccCAAACAACAACGAAATCCAATATGACGGTAAGACAGAAAGCAGGAAAATTTGATAACCACAAAATCCAACATAACCCTATGACTTCTCTCCATATATTTCGCCCCACAACTCCGTTAACTATTTCGTTATAGAAAGCTTCAGTTTCGATTTTGCAATCTTGCCAAAGAATATAAGCATTCATTTATCCTTAATCCTGAGACCAAACAAGCTCTTATTAGTCTAAGCACTTGCATACAATGGAATAAGTCACAAAATACAACTCAATTTCGAACCAGGTGAGCAAACTTTATGAATCCTCAATATTCATTCCACTCCATTTGGATTCGTTTCATTCCAACGTGGAATAATTTGTCTATTAAGACAAATTAGGTGTTCTCTATGGTGTCAAGTTTAGCTCTAATAAGTGAAAACGGCCCAACCCATACATGTTTGGGCCACTTGTGTTGGACATAAATTCATTGATAGGTAAATTTGGACAcaacccgaactaacacatctaaAAGTATGGAGTCAATTTGACTATTAAGGTAACCTAATTTACCCATTAAAACTCTATAAAACTTATGGGTTGAGTCATAACCAATTCATTGACTCAACCCATTTTAACCCGTCCCAATTTGATTCAACCCATTTATTTGACACCCCTAAGGTTTTCTAAAAGAGTCACCTGGTCCAGCTAAACACGCAGAGCATAGTGGATTGACATGAATGGGAGCAAGATGTCTGCTATGGATCCTACAATTGAAGGAAGAGGATTGTTGTTCCAGTAGCTCTTTTTATTGAAGAAGAGATGAGTGCTATGATGATAGAGCAATGTCTACTAATGACGCTAATGCAGCAGCAACTTTAATTGAAAGACGGCAAGGAGAAGAACTAAGTGATCTTTATTGCAGATATAAACAAGTGAAGCAAATTGTTCTTCTGagaaagtaaaaaagtgaaagaCATGGCACTGTTTCCAGCACAAATGACATTACATTGGACCAAGAAATGTCATCATGCTCCTTAGACCAAAGTAACGGGAGGCAGCACCTGCTAAGCCCTGTCAAAACCAATAACAATGAAATGTTAGCATGTACTTAGAACTCTATAGAAATTGTAGTTATTGAAGCAGAGCCAGAAAGAGAATTACTAACTTCATCATAAAAGGTTTCAGTTATTTATTATTGATACGGTCTTTCTAAGTGACATTTTTCCTTTTCATTTATCTTGTGTTGTTAGGTCATTTAACATAATAATTCAGCAGTTATGGCCTTTCAGGATGATTAACTTTCTTCAACTAAAATGCATAGAAAGTATGGAGaatcttaaggaaattaaggAGTATGAGGCTGCATCATTcatgaataagataaactgatgGCACTCTTCCTATAGAGGTCTCTGCTGGACTTTATGCCAGTAAAACAACTATAGGCAGTAATCTTCTGTAGTGAAGCAGAATGGGCAACCCTCAAACCAATGTGTATTCATAGGATTCTTAGACCTTTTTTGCAGCCAGCATGGCCAATCTGGACTCCACGTTAAGAGCCGCCACTTCTCCACCCTAAAACCAACAAGAGCCATGTGAAGTGAGGAAAACCATGTGAGAGAATCACAAATCAACTGTTATAACCCATCTAGTAAGACACTGCAATGCAGGACAAACGTTATTAATATTTGTCTTTGGTATGACAAAGAATCACTATTTCTGAAGAACCATCTCTTTTCGTATGTTTCCATCCATCCAAGAGATTTCGTTAGAACACCATTAGGTTGCTACATATGAAAAGGAACTTTCTTGAACCTTAAACTTTTTCACGCATTTCATAACCGGGAAATTTTGGGAAATATGGTCATGAAAATCATTGCAAAGGATCCTCCAAATTAAGTCGTGCAAAATTTGCAGGACTCGTTTAGGAAATTGATTTATTCttaattttaaatttctttttcttttcaagcAAATGCATCCAACCAAATGATAGTccatttattttacttttacttGCTACAGCTTTCTCAAAAAGCACATTCCTAGCAACTTTCTTAACATTCAACAAAGCCTAACTTTAGCAGATGAATCCAAAACAGCTCTTGATGTATCAACACAATGCCAAGACTACATAACTTTTGCAAGTGTTCACACTCGAATGAAATCCTTAAACAAGAAAAGTGGATTAAAAAGACGCTAGAACCCAGACCACATAACTTCCTCTAAAATAAATGGTTAATCAACCTTCTTTTTTATAATTATAAATGGTTAGCCAATTTTAAGACCATAATTCACGTGAAAGCAATAGAGATCCAGATGTCAGAGCACATTTCACGAACAATAAAGAGACTCATTTAAAGTGTCTAACATATGCTACAGTTTCCAACAAACTCAGGACCTTTAAGCACCTTTTTAAGGACTTCCCTACTTATCTGATAATTGGCAGCCTCCAATAGCATCTTTCCAGAAAATCTCCTGGCTAACTAGAAAAGCAGCAAACACGGTCTGTGGTTACAACTAGGATCAAAGCACAGGATAAGGAAAGCAAATTGCAGAAATCACAAGGTATCAATTTTACCCCGCTGTATATCCTCCCCAATGTTAGCACCCCGCCACCCTAGAACATAAAGATCATGTTAATTAAAGCATGACCAAAAGGCTCAAAAGATTCACAAGTTTCCACAATataagaataaacctttaatatTATTGAACGGGCTCCTTCCGCCCCAGCTTTTATTGCGGCAACAGCTTGTACCTTCCACTTAGTAAGTCCAAACTCTAGACTACCATGTCCATCAGAATCATCCAAGCTCCTTTTTGAGCTGTGGAAGATATATATTCTTCTTGTAAGGTCCATATAAGAGTCAATGTTTCCAAACAAACAGAAGTAATCAATATCTCTATGTGTGATTCGGTGAGACCTAGCAAAAGAAGAAAGGTAGAGAAAACCTCCTATACAGAAGCTGGAGAACTAAGAGATATTAGGAAAATTATTTTGTCAATAAAGCTGACAATGAAGCGCGCCGAAATCCAATGGAACTGATCGGAAAGGAAAAGTAAATCGAGGGGGAGAAAAACAATAAATACTATCTATATGTCCTATTTTATAGGACATTTTCTATTTTCTGACAACCTAAACTGTTCGAAAGTTACAACATTCTATTAGTAACATCATCTTTTTAAGATGAAATCCACTAGTAATATCATTCTATACAACTTTCACAAGTTTCACGAACTTAAACTCATTTTACTAATCAAATAGTGTAGTATTTCTCTATCAAACTAATTCTTCAATCACTATCTTAAAATTTTCTCTCTACTATTTGTATAATACAAGTGAAATAAACATAGTAAACTTCATATATCATATAAGACGGAGGGAGTATGTGAAATAACTAGCAAAAAAATTCTTAAAGCATCCACAAtaacaaaacaacaaaaataagtCCCTCTCCTCAACCACACCATTTGTTCTTATACAAAATCAAAAGGAAAGGGACTTACCTTGAGTACTCCTGCAGCAGATAAAGAAAAATCTCTGCTTCCAGGTCCTCTGTAGACAATTTGGCTGAACACCTTATACTTAATTTTTCCCTGACACCAAGCAATACCTCTCTATATGATGGTCTCCTACCCCTAGATTGAATTTTAAACATCAATCACTGCCACGTTAAAACAAAAACATAACCAAAATAAAAGAATCACGTAGAAGGTCAGGAAATGCCAAAACACTGTGTATAACAAACTAGAGCTGAATCTGGTGACAATCACCAGTTATAGCAGTTTCATTTTAAAAAGTCTAATTTCATCAAACTAGAGATGATCGGGTGACAACTGCCAGTTATTTTTGTTTCATTATCACAAGTCTAACTTTACAAGCAACCAATAAGCATCACTACCATTTGAACTCCACATACTCAACCACTGAATCTTTTAATAATGAGCTAGCAATCAAAAGCTAGAGTTGTGATAATTCATACTTCCCAGAGGCATCCATGTAATTTGCATGTAGAACATAAATGTTGATCACAGCGAATCAAGTTTGAATAATGAAGATAACATGCATCTGAGTTTTTAGAACAGAACTCAATTATCTATCCACTCGTCATAGCAACAAAGAACCCTCCGCCAACCCCCTGAGAGAGATTAATGCATGATTTCCCCCAACTTTACAACCAAATATTATATTGATTGGGCAATAATGTACAGCTGGGTGATTTATATTTGAGTTAATCATATTTGCATTGGTTCAAACTCCTTTCAGTAATTGGACCGAAGAAAATTTTAAAGTTCTGACTAAAACACAACTATTCTAAACAAGTACTATAATAGAGGAACCTCAATGTGGAGCGAGCATCAGCTGCAAGGTATAAAAATCTCGATTCAAGCATGGACAAAAACTCTTCCCTCTCTTCCAGGTCTTCTCCAATCTTCTCCAATTACTGACTTCAACAATGGGCTGAAGTAACTGAAACATAACCACACAAGAAGGCAAATTTGTTTAGAAATGTCAAAGCAccttattttttaataaaacgcTAAAAGTTTAGGACGATACTGTTACATGTATATTACTACCTAGGACCAAATAATATTCTTTGAAGTTCATAGAGTTCAGAATCAGTCGCGAGTTCAAGCACGGACCGAAGATCCGGATCAACTTCACTGCTGCCGCTTCCTCCTATAGTGCATTTCACAATTCATAAGAAATTCACAGTAAAATTACCAGTAA
Encoded proteins:
- the LOC104113997 gene encoding uncharacterized protein isoform X2, translated to MLESRFLYLAADARSTLRGRRPSYREVLLGVREKLSIRCSAKLSTEDLEAEIFLYLLQEYSSSKRSLDDSDGHGSLEFGLTKWKVQAVAAIKAGAEGARSIILKGGGVLTLGRIYSGLARRFSGKMLLEAANYQISREVLKKGLAGAASRYFGLRSMMTFLGPILWGTLLADVVIQMLGTDYARIVRAIYAFAQIRITRTYKTSDAQ
- the LOC104113997 gene encoding uncharacterized protein isoform X1; its protein translation is MLESRFLYLAADARSTLRGRRPSYREVLLGVREKLSIRCSAKLSTEDLEAEIFLYLLQEYSSSKRSLDDSDGHGSLEFGLTKWKVQAVAAIKAGAEGARSIILKGGGVLTLGRIYSGLARRFSGKMLLEAANYQISREVLKKGGEVAALNVESRLAMLAAKKGLAGAASRYFGLRSMMTFLGPILWGTLLADVVIQMLGTDYARIVRAIYAFAQIRITRTYKTSDAQ